A DNA window from Candidatus Protochlamydia naegleriophila contains the following coding sequences:
- the thrS gene encoding threonine--tRNA ligase, giving the protein MLITLKDQSSLELPPGSTAKDLADKLNLKGPHEALGASINGKTVDLSHPLSDGDNVVLWSFDDPEGKEIFWHTSAHVLAQAILRLWPDAQPTIGPPIDAGFYYDFANLNISDADFERIEKEMQAIVSANYVSQREMLSSKEEALRLFASNPYKCELINSFEEGSPLTAYRQGEFFDLCRGPHLFNLGKIKALKVMKTAGAYWRGDSNNEMLTRIYAITFPDRKLLKEHLHQLEEAKKRDHKILGPKLDLFSLKEEGPGMPFIHPKGLIVWNQLVAYIRECLSRHDYIEIKTPTMMTRELWETSGHWSNYRQNMFTSQIEDRDFAIKPMNCPGCMLYYRGQTHSYRELPLRVAEIGNVHRYEPSGSLSGLFRVRSFHQDDAHIFMKPTDIQQEILAVLALADEIYSTFGLKYRLELSTRPEKNTIGTDEEWDIATAGLKGALDEMGREYRINEGDGAFYGPKIDFHIRDAINRSWQCGTIQLDMALPEKFELEYTAPDGTRKRPVMIHRAIFGSIERFFGILIEHYVGKFPLWLSPSQIRILTVADRHEPYARQLAKRFKDAGFHVDVDSAQESVSKKVRNAQLAQYNYILTIGDQEMEHQTANLRTRDNVVHGEIQIDGFIQKIDIERQQRQPLSPYASQSTTEGA; this is encoded by the coding sequence ATGCTTATTACATTGAAAGATCAATCCTCTTTAGAGCTCCCACCGGGAAGCACCGCAAAAGATTTGGCAGACAAATTGAATTTAAAAGGACCGCACGAAGCATTAGGCGCGTCTATTAATGGAAAGACGGTCGATCTTTCTCATCCTCTTAGTGACGGCGACAATGTGGTTTTGTGGAGCTTCGACGATCCCGAAGGGAAAGAAATTTTCTGGCACACCTCTGCTCACGTCTTAGCTCAAGCTATTTTGCGTTTGTGGCCTGATGCCCAGCCGACCATTGGCCCTCCAATCGATGCAGGCTTTTACTATGATTTTGCCAACTTAAATATTTCGGATGCTGATTTTGAGCGCATTGAAAAGGAAATGCAGGCCATTGTCTCTGCCAATTATGTCTCTCAACGCGAAATGCTGTCGTCGAAAGAAGAAGCTTTACGTCTCTTTGCCAGCAATCCTTATAAGTGTGAGCTGATTAATAGTTTTGAAGAAGGAAGTCCTTTGACAGCTTACCGTCAAGGAGAATTTTTTGATTTATGCCGCGGCCCTCATCTCTTTAACTTAGGCAAGATTAAAGCATTAAAGGTGATGAAAACAGCGGGTGCCTATTGGAGAGGCGATTCTAACAATGAAATGCTAACTCGCATTTACGCCATTACTTTTCCAGACCGCAAGCTATTAAAAGAGCACTTGCATCAGCTCGAAGAAGCCAAAAAACGAGATCATAAAATCCTTGGTCCAAAGCTTGATCTTTTCTCCTTAAAGGAAGAGGGTCCTGGTATGCCCTTTATTCATCCTAAAGGGCTCATAGTCTGGAATCAGCTGGTTGCCTATATTAGAGAATGCCTGAGCCGCCATGACTACATCGAGATTAAAACGCCAACTATGATGACCCGCGAGCTTTGGGAAACATCGGGCCACTGGAGCAATTACCGCCAAAACATGTTTACCTCTCAAATCGAAGATCGCGATTTTGCCATTAAGCCCATGAACTGTCCAGGCTGTATGCTTTACTATCGCGGCCAAACACATAGCTATCGTGAGCTTCCTTTAAGAGTGGCAGAAATCGGCAATGTGCACCGCTACGAACCCTCAGGTTCTTTGTCAGGTCTATTTAGAGTACGCAGCTTCCACCAGGACGATGCGCACATTTTTATGAAGCCTACAGACATCCAGCAAGAAATCTTGGCTGTCCTGGCACTGGCTGACGAAATTTACTCAACTTTTGGTCTTAAGTACCGGCTCGAACTCTCGACCCGCCCGGAAAAGAATACTATCGGAACAGACGAAGAGTGGGACATTGCAACGGCTGGTTTGAAAGGGGCGTTGGATGAGATGGGACGCGAATACCGCATCAACGAAGGAGATGGAGCATTTTACGGTCCAAAGATCGACTTTCACATTCGCGATGCCATCAACCGAAGCTGGCAGTGTGGAACAATCCAGCTGGATATGGCCTTGCCAGAAAAATTCGAGCTGGAATATACAGCTCCCGACGGAACCCGTAAGCGTCCTGTGATGATTCACCGCGCCATTTTTGGATCGATCGAACGCTTCTTTGGCATTTTGATCGAGCATTACGTCGGCAAATTCCCGCTATGGCTCAGCCCTTCTCAGATTCGTATTTTAACCGTCGCCGATCGCCACGAACCATACGCCCGCCAGCTAGCGAAGCGGTTCAAAGACGCTGGTTTTCACGTCGACGTTGATAGTGCTCAAGAATCGGTTAGCAAAAAAGTTCGCAATGCCCAGCTTGCCCAATACAACTATATCTTGACAATTGGCGATCAAGAGATGGAACATCAGACGGCTAATTTACGTACGCGCGATAACGTCGTTCACGGCGAAATTCAAATCGATGGCTTTATTCAAAAAATTGATATTGAAAGGCAACAACGGCAGCCGCTGTCTCCTTATGCTTCTCAATCCACAACAGAAGGGGCTTAA
- a CDS encoding phosphoketolase family protein, giving the protein MLTKLELEPYTEDALTDELLHKMNAYWRAANYLSVGQIYLMDNPLLRRPLKKEDIKPRLLGHWGTTPGLNFIYVHFNRIIKKFDLDMIYIIGPGHGGPGIVANTYLEGTYSEYYPNVSQDEEGMRRLFKQFSFPGGIPSHVAPEIPGSIHEGGELGYSLSHAFGAAFDNPGLIVGCIVGDGEAETGPLATSWHSNKFLNPATDGAVLPILHLNGYKIANPSILARISQEELESLFIGYGYKPYYLEGSDPESMHRLMAETLDTVIREIKDIQREARENGVHERPLWPMIILRTPKGWTGPKEVDGKKTEDFWRSHQVPFSDMQSDHILLLEEWLKSYGPDELFDKEGRFVSDLAKLAPKGKRRMGDNPHANGGLLRRNLRMPDFRNYAFDVKTPGTAEAEATRVMGTFLRDVMKYNPRNFLIMGPDETASNRLGNLFEVTQRRWLGDYLPEDSDGGNLGVDGRVMEILSEHTCLGWLEGYVLTGRHGFFSTYEAFAHIIDSMFNQHAKWLQTTAHIPWRAPIASINILLSSHVWRQDHNGFSHQDPGFIDHVINKKASVVRVYLPPDANTLLSVTNHCLKSLNYINVIVAGKQPALQYLSMDAAIKHCTAGIGIWEWASNDKGTEPDVVMACAGDIPTLETLAAVDILRRNIPDLKIRVINVVDLMTLQPKEEHPHGLSNADFDEMFTTDKPIIFAYHGYPWLIHRLTYRRTNHDNIHVRGYKEEGTTTTPFDMVVLNEIDRFHLVGDVIDRVPRLGYLAAYTKQEMRHKLIEHNEYITKVGEDMPEVRNWKWPYKTGS; this is encoded by the coding sequence ATGTTGACAAAATTAGAACTTGAGCCCTACACAGAAGACGCTTTGACAGATGAATTATTGCATAAGATGAATGCTTACTGGCGGGCGGCAAACTACTTGTCGGTCGGACAAATTTATCTCATGGACAATCCTCTTTTACGCAGACCTTTAAAAAAAGAAGACATTAAGCCCCGCCTGCTAGGGCATTGGGGAACGACTCCAGGTTTAAATTTCATCTATGTCCACTTCAACCGCATCATAAAAAAGTTTGACTTGGATATGATTTACATCATTGGTCCAGGTCACGGAGGTCCCGGCATCGTCGCCAATACCTATTTAGAAGGCACCTATAGCGAATATTACCCCAATGTATCCCAAGATGAAGAAGGCATGCGGCGCTTATTCAAGCAATTTTCTTTTCCCGGGGGAATTCCAAGCCACGTCGCTCCCGAAATTCCGGGGTCGATTCACGAAGGAGGAGAGCTCGGCTATTCCCTCTCTCACGCTTTTGGCGCCGCCTTTGACAATCCAGGCCTAATCGTGGGCTGTATCGTTGGAGATGGAGAAGCCGAAACAGGCCCCCTTGCAACCTCGTGGCACTCAAATAAATTCCTCAATCCAGCCACTGATGGAGCTGTCCTACCTATTTTGCACCTCAACGGCTACAAAATTGCCAATCCTAGTATCTTGGCTCGTATCAGCCAAGAAGAGCTTGAAAGCCTATTTATTGGCTATGGCTATAAGCCCTATTATCTTGAAGGCTCGGATCCAGAAAGCATGCACCGCCTGATGGCAGAAACTCTCGACACCGTCATTCGCGAGATCAAGGATATTCAAAGAGAAGCACGGGAGAATGGTGTACACGAGCGCCCTCTCTGGCCCATGATCATTTTGCGCACTCCAAAAGGATGGACAGGGCCTAAAGAAGTGGATGGCAAGAAAACCGAAGATTTTTGGCGCTCCCATCAAGTCCCTTTTTCCGATATGCAATCTGATCACATCTTGCTGCTCGAGGAATGGCTAAAAAGCTACGGCCCTGACGAGTTATTTGATAAAGAAGGCAGATTTGTTTCCGATCTAGCTAAGTTAGCGCCAAAAGGGAAGAGGCGGATGGGAGATAATCCGCATGCTAACGGAGGCCTTCTAAGACGCAACTTGCGCATGCCTGACTTTCGCAATTATGCCTTTGATGTCAAGACACCGGGTACAGCCGAAGCAGAAGCCACTCGAGTCATGGGAACATTTTTGCGCGATGTTATGAAATACAACCCCCGCAATTTCCTCATCATGGGACCCGATGAAACAGCTTCTAATCGTCTCGGCAACCTGTTTGAAGTCACGCAAAGACGTTGGCTCGGTGACTACCTTCCAGAAGACAGTGATGGAGGCAATTTAGGAGTCGATGGGCGTGTGATGGAGATTTTAAGTGAGCACACGTGCCTAGGCTGGCTGGAAGGCTACGTATTAACCGGAAGGCATGGATTCTTCTCGACTTATGAAGCCTTTGCCCACATCATCGATTCAATGTTCAACCAGCATGCCAAGTGGCTGCAAACAACGGCGCACATTCCTTGGCGCGCTCCGATTGCATCAATCAACATTTTGCTCAGCTCTCACGTTTGGCGCCAAGACCACAACGGATTCTCGCACCAAGATCCTGGATTTATCGATCATGTGATCAATAAGAAAGCCTCAGTCGTGCGCGTCTACCTTCCGCCAGATGCCAATACCCTGCTTTCTGTCACCAATCACTGCCTCAAAAGCTTAAACTATATCAACGTCATCGTAGCCGGCAAGCAGCCTGCTCTGCAATACTTAAGCATGGACGCTGCTATCAAACACTGCACGGCAGGAATTGGCATTTGGGAATGGGCCAGCAATGACAAAGGAACCGAGCCGGATGTAGTCATGGCCTGTGCAGGCGATATTCCGACCCTTGAAACCTTGGCAGCAGTCGACATCTTGCGGCGCAATATTCCCGATTTAAAAATCCGGGTAATCAATGTCGTCGATTTGATGACTCTACAACCAAAAGAGGAGCATCCGCACGGCCTTTCTAATGCCGATTTTGACGAAATGTTTACAACTGACAAGCCAATCATCTTTGCCTATCATGGCTATCCTTGGCTCATCCACCGCTTGACTTATAGACGTACAAATCATGATAACATTCATGTAAGGGGGTATAAAGAAGAGGGGACAACGACAACACCATTCGACATGGTCGTGCTGAATGAAATCGATCGGTTCCATCTCGTAGGCGATGTCATCGATCGCGTCCCACGTTTGGGCTACTTAGCAGCTTACACCAAACAAGAAATGCGCCATAAGTTAATCGAGCACAACGAGTATATCACAAAAGTTGGCGAAGATATGCCGGAGGTCAGAAATTGGAAGTGGCCTTATAAAACAGGCTCTTAA
- a CDS encoding collagen-like triple helix repeat-containing protein: protein MHSDFDMTRTLSLLRRSWMQCLFILIFVSQTLFCHSQECVCEEEPQTCFSNTRALLIGGAAAIGVVAGTALSNSHSSSSDSGPRGSRGSPGINGPAGPNGIAGLTGLPGTAGPNGPAFPFPVEPGASLLITFSTAEQDLPATATFRGGVISPSQQTTLTSSFGINAPFPTEASIAVDPAEVGDYKLVILVDSVFALADENIINIHVQQFLDGVEVLSTDFTVYSLDLTTAGQQVTFDFIVFTHEPI from the coding sequence ATGCATAGCGACTTTGATATGACCCGTACCCTATCTCTTTTGCGTCGATCCTGGATGCAGTGTTTATTCATCTTGATTTTTGTTAGTCAAACGCTTTTTTGCCACTCCCAAGAATGCGTATGCGAAGAAGAACCCCAAACATGTTTTTCTAATACTCGCGCTCTTTTGATAGGGGGTGCAGCAGCAATAGGAGTTGTTGCGGGAACAGCCCTATCCAATTCACATTCTAGCAGCAGTGACAGCGGACCTCGTGGGTCACGCGGCTCTCCTGGAATCAACGGACCCGCGGGGCCTAATGGAATAGCCGGATTGACTGGCCTGCCAGGAACAGCTGGGCCAAATGGCCCCGCATTTCCTTTTCCTGTTGAACCAGGGGCTTCTCTACTCATCACTTTTTCAACTGCTGAACAAGACCTTCCAGCCACAGCAACTTTTCGTGGTGGCGTCATCAGCCCCAGTCAACAAACAACTTTGACAAGTTCTTTTGGAATCAATGCACCTTTTCCAACAGAGGCTTCTATTGCCGTTGATCCAGCCGAAGTCGGAGATTATAAACTGGTTATTTTGGTTGATTCGGTTTTTGCACTAGCTGATGAAAACATCATCAACATTCATGTCCAACAATTTTTAGACGGTGTTGAAGTATTGTCTACCGATTTTACGGTCTATTCCCTAGACCTCACGACGGCTGGCCAGCAAGTCACCTTCGATTTTATCGTTTTTACTCATGAACCCATATAA
- a CDS encoding MFS transporter, which yields MISSFLQRFSSFTYLNVTQFLGALNDNIYKLLIVYFFIQLEGIEYSHQILASTGATFVIPFLLFSAISGTLADRFSKRDIIVTTKILELVIMGLGVCAFAFQSKWGSYAILFLLATQSAIFGPSKYGIVPELVAREKISKANGLMTSFTFLAIILGTFLSSFLIQITGRNFIISSIFCTFIALIGLVTSFCIEPTPPSGSEKKIQFFFLKEIFQTLKLASQEVSLLPAIFGSAYFLFVGAFTQLNIIPFAVQSLHLSDIEGGYLFFLTALGIGTGSLIAGKISGRIVELGLVPIGALGISICSFFLDIFSDNIWAIIPTVTCLGVFGGIFEIPLDSYIQVASPKQSRGQMVAATNFFSFVGVLLASALIYLNSEILGIAADKGFSLMGFLAIGVTIAFSFQFFDYLARFIASILSKLHFRTVFKGKENIPDCPALYVCTHTAWNDTLLLLGSQRRRMRFFIEQEQDHSRWMRRLYRLLRVVFIPDIEPLEKNQECLMAIQNTLKKGISVCIFIQSWDIYSEVEKLNHSAPFNHIIEAANYPIIPVRIEKGIKHPRFQFLKRLLNKYRVPASVAFGSLIYTGHQSLLESKHEHELCFED from the coding sequence ATGATTTCTTCTTTTTTACAGCGTTTTTCATCGTTTACCTATCTCAATGTGACTCAATTTCTTGGAGCGTTAAACGACAACATCTACAAACTCTTAATTGTTTATTTCTTCATTCAATTAGAGGGAATTGAATATAGCCACCAAATTCTAGCTTCTACGGGAGCGACTTTCGTCATTCCTTTTCTGCTTTTTTCTGCCATTTCAGGCACCTTGGCTGATCGTTTCAGCAAAAGGGACATCATTGTTACGACGAAAATTCTAGAGTTAGTAATCATGGGGCTTGGTGTGTGCGCCTTTGCCTTTCAGAGTAAATGGGGATCGTATGCCATTCTCTTTTTACTCGCCACTCAAAGTGCCATATTCGGCCCATCCAAGTACGGAATTGTTCCTGAGTTGGTTGCAAGAGAAAAAATTTCTAAGGCTAATGGATTGATGACCTCCTTCACCTTTTTAGCCATCATCCTTGGAACGTTTCTCTCTTCTTTTCTGATTCAGATCACAGGTCGCAATTTTATTATTTCTTCGATTTTTTGCACGTTTATTGCCTTGATTGGTCTGGTTACGAGTTTTTGTATTGAACCAACTCCCCCTTCGGGATCGGAAAAGAAGATTCAATTCTTTTTTTTAAAGGAAATTTTCCAAACTTTGAAGCTTGCCAGCCAAGAAGTCTCACTATTGCCAGCTATTTTTGGTTCGGCTTACTTTCTCTTCGTGGGAGCGTTTACACAATTAAACATTATTCCTTTTGCCGTCCAGTCGCTCCATTTGTCTGACATTGAAGGCGGCTACCTCTTCTTCTTAACGGCTTTGGGAATTGGGACGGGTTCTTTGATTGCGGGTAAAATTTCGGGACGGATTGTAGAATTGGGCTTAGTTCCAATTGGTGCTTTGGGCATCTCTATCTGCTCATTTTTCCTAGATATTTTCTCTGACAACATATGGGCTATTATTCCAACCGTGACGTGTTTGGGCGTCTTCGGGGGAATTTTTGAAATCCCTCTCGATTCTTACATTCAGGTCGCAAGCCCCAAACAATCACGCGGACAAATGGTTGCAGCCACCAACTTTTTTAGTTTTGTCGGGGTGCTCTTAGCTTCAGCCTTGATTTATCTCAATTCAGAAATCTTAGGAATTGCAGCCGACAAAGGTTTTTCGTTAATGGGTTTTCTGGCCATTGGTGTGACTATTGCCTTCTCTTTCCAATTCTTTGATTATTTAGCCCGTTTTATTGCCTCTATCCTATCCAAACTTCACTTCAGAACGGTCTTTAAAGGCAAAGAAAATATTCCCGATTGCCCGGCTCTCTATGTTTGTACCCATACGGCTTGGAACGACACTCTGCTCTTACTCGGATCGCAAAGACGCAGAATGCGTTTTTTCATTGAACAGGAGCAAGATCATTCGCGTTGGATGCGGCGCCTATACCGCCTCTTGCGAGTCGTCTTCATCCCGGATATTGAGCCTCTCGAGAAAAATCAGGAATGCTTAATGGCTATCCAAAATACCCTCAAAAAAGGGATTTCGGTTTGCATTTTTATTCAAAGCTGGGACATTTATTCTGAAGTCGAGAAGCTCAACCATTCGGCTCCCTTCAATCACATCATTGAAGCAGCCAATTATCCCATTATTCCTGTCCGCATTGAAAAAGGGATTAAGCATCCCCGCTTTCAATTCCTGAAGAGACTCCTTAATAAGTATCGAGTTCCCGCCTCGGTCGCTTTTGGCAGTTTAATTTACACCGGACACCAATCGCTTCTCGAATCCAAGCACGAGCATGAACTCTGCTTTGAAGACTAA
- the ung gene encoding uracil-DNA glycosylase yields the protein MQPSSFTPFVLEPSWQRVMQEELKQPYMIELAAFVEKEYATSPKPVYPPRDLIFNAFTHTPYDKVQVVIMGQDPYHGPGQAHGLSFSVPKGIKPPPSLQNIFKELHSDIQLPTPSHGCLLSWANQGVLLLNATLTVKQSEPLSHHGRGWERFTDAVIRSLQKRTDPVIFVLWGKSAQDKCRFLKDNSMANRHHILTAAHPSPFSAANGFFGCRHFSKINSLLQQQGKSPIQWGLDY from the coding sequence GTGCAGCCTTCTAGTTTTACCCCTTTTGTCTTAGAACCGAGCTGGCAAAGAGTTATGCAGGAAGAGCTCAAGCAGCCTTACATGATCGAACTAGCAGCCTTCGTCGAAAAAGAGTATGCCACCTCTCCCAAACCGGTTTACCCTCCGCGCGACCTCATCTTCAATGCCTTCACGCATACACCTTATGACAAGGTCCAGGTAGTCATCATGGGGCAGGATCCCTATCATGGTCCGGGTCAGGCTCATGGCTTAAGCTTTAGCGTTCCGAAGGGAATAAAGCCCCCTCCTTCCTTGCAAAATATTTTTAAGGAACTCCATAGCGATATCCAACTGCCGACACCTTCGCACGGCTGCCTCTTGTCTTGGGCCAACCAAGGCGTTTTGCTGCTTAATGCCACTCTCACAGTTAAACAAAGCGAGCCCCTTTCACATCATGGAAGAGGTTGGGAACGCTTTACAGACGCTGTCATTCGTTCTCTGCAAAAAAGGACAGATCCAGTCATTTTTGTTCTTTGGGGTAAATCGGCCCAAGACAAATGCCGCTTCTTAAAAGACAACAGCATGGCGAACCGCCACCACATTTTGACTGCAGCCCACCCATCTCCTTTTTCAGCCGCAAATGGTTTCTTTGGGTGTCGCCACTTTTCAAAGATCAATTCCCTTCTGCAGCAGCAAGGCAAGAGTCCTATCCAATGGGGATTGGATTACTAA
- a CDS encoding OprO/OprP family phosphate-selective porin: MKNAYTLCLLTTCLLSLNGWLVAQDELDPPSLEQQVQDTSQKTSSVDEYLAPFAAISQETETAERSESVSSQADPSTHALKIPIDIYYERGFWMKGGGNTLRIGGDIQVDTRSYLQHSNQPSNFRIRRARIILEGTIQDYFGFLFVPYFFTHAETTFQYAYIETLKPSYARLRFGLFKEPITQQALRSDLLIEFNERSLGVINFIQGEDIGVMLFGALWDEQLEYGIGVFNGKGRELENNSKKEYVGRLVLAPFLNTQSPFKAFYLGISGSTSHQFQDLSGHTFRTGTDTIFWEWEEGVRWDDIRNRWGADFEWLYGSFSLRGEYLSVDWGRVTRGPSQEAHFKANSAYIEACYILTGEKKERFKSVIPFSNFPNGSGAWELAGRYEYLNLDDSSLKRGLAKGTRRVHGFVVGVNLYPNAFMAFKVDWERYFFDNRVHLGKHKIDGESVIITRLQAIF, from the coding sequence ATGAAAAACGCATACACTCTCTGTTTGTTGACGACATGCCTATTGAGCCTAAACGGATGGCTAGTGGCACAAGATGAATTGGATCCGCCTTCTCTCGAACAACAAGTACAAGACACTTCTCAAAAAACATCAAGCGTTGATGAATACTTGGCTCCTTTTGCGGCCATTTCGCAAGAAACAGAAACAGCTGAGCGCTCCGAAAGCGTTTCAAGTCAAGCCGATCCCTCAACCCATGCGCTAAAAATTCCCATCGACATCTATTATGAGCGGGGTTTTTGGATGAAGGGGGGCGGCAACACGTTGCGTATTGGAGGCGACATTCAAGTCGATACCCGCTCCTATTTGCAGCATTCGAACCAACCATCCAATTTCCGCATCAGGCGTGCACGTATCATCCTAGAGGGAACGATACAAGATTACTTTGGATTTTTATTCGTACCCTACTTTTTCACCCATGCCGAAACAACGTTTCAATATGCCTACATCGAAACGCTTAAGCCCTCTTATGCACGGCTCAGATTCGGCTTATTTAAAGAGCCCATCACACAGCAAGCGCTCAGATCCGATCTCTTAATCGAATTCAATGAACGCAGTTTGGGAGTCATCAACTTTATTCAAGGCGAAGACATTGGCGTCATGTTGTTTGGTGCGTTGTGGGATGAACAGCTAGAATATGGAATCGGTGTTTTCAACGGAAAGGGCAGAGAGCTCGAGAACAATTCCAAAAAAGAATACGTGGGCCGCTTAGTGCTCGCCCCTTTTCTGAATACTCAAAGTCCATTTAAGGCATTCTATCTCGGAATTTCAGGATCAACTTCTCATCAATTTCAAGATCTCTCAGGACACACGTTCCGAACGGGCACAGACACCATTTTTTGGGAATGGGAAGAAGGAGTCCGATGGGATGATATACGCAATCGATGGGGAGCAGATTTCGAATGGCTCTACGGCTCTTTTTCTCTAAGGGGTGAATATTTATCAGTTGACTGGGGAAGAGTCACAAGAGGGCCCAGCCAGGAGGCTCATTTTAAGGCCAATAGCGCTTATATAGAGGCCTGTTACATTTTGACAGGTGAGAAAAAGGAACGCTTTAAATCGGTGATCCCCTTTTCCAATTTCCCCAACGGCTCAGGAGCCTGGGAACTGGCTGGTCGCTACGAATATTTAAATTTGGACGACAGTAGCTTAAAAAGAGGCCTCGCCAAAGGAACACGGCGCGTGCACGGCTTTGTGGTTGGCGTCAATCTCTATCCCAATGCATTCATGGCCTTTAAAGTCGATTGGGAAAGGTACTTCTTCGACAATCGAGTTCATCTAGGCAAACACAAAATAGACGGAGAATCAGTCATTATAACTCGTCTGCAAGCAATTTTTTAA
- a CDS encoding ParA family protein → MQTIAISSFKGGTAKTSTALHVGAALAKFHKKKVLLIDFDAQANLTTGLGFDPDENDSLAPVLQGNKTVDDVIKKTNLPSLDLIPADTWLERVEVTGQLAADRYSHEKLRDLINPLKYDFIIIDTPPSLCWLTESALIAAQHTLVCVTPEFYSVKGLERLSQFMESIGQRHPLNVLGVILSFWNARGKSNQAFLDVIERTFPAKILQSKIRRDISVSEASIFGKPVFETDPESRAAEDYIAVAKELLKRLK, encoded by the coding sequence ATGCAAACGATTGCTATTAGCAGCTTCAAAGGGGGAACGGCCAAAACGTCTACAGCCCTACACGTAGGGGCTGCTTTGGCAAAGTTTCATAAAAAAAAGGTTTTATTGATCGATTTTGATGCGCAAGCCAATTTGACAACGGGGCTAGGATTCGACCCCGATGAAAACGACAGCTTAGCTCCCGTTCTGCAAGGCAATAAAACTGTGGATGATGTCATTAAGAAGACGAACCTTCCCTCCCTCGACCTGATTCCGGCCGACACATGGCTGGAGCGGGTTGAGGTGACGGGGCAATTAGCGGCAGACCGCTATTCGCATGAAAAACTGCGCGATTTGATTAATCCTCTCAAATACGACTTTATTATTATCGATACCCCCCCTTCCCTCTGTTGGCTAACCGAGTCGGCTTTGATTGCGGCGCAACACACCCTCGTCTGCGTAACTCCCGAATTTTACAGTGTCAAGGGGCTCGAACGCCTAAGTCAGTTTATGGAAAGCATTGGGCAGCGTCATCCTTTGAATGTCTTAGGAGTCATTCTATCTTTTTGGAATGCACGCGGCAAAAGTAATCAAGCCTTTTTAGATGTCATCGAACGCACCTTTCCAGCCAAGATTCTACAAAGCAAAATTAGGCGCGACATTTCCGTTTCCGAAGCCTCTATCTTTGGCAAACCCGTTTTTGAAACCGATCCTGAAAGTCGGGCTGCCGAAGATTACATAGCGGTCGCCAAAGAGCTTTTAAAGCGGCTCAAGTAG
- a CDS encoding CT583 family protein, protein MANVNSILTQRVKNSPHTSKMAAMAKQSATGNLTSFSGVFSVAELSDKEKGSLENLLKEYEQESRDIQADLQLLISLTSEVKAINNQAAILHGERIKKAHQVLIRYRDGAFTAWLMAAYGNRQTPYNLMQYYEFYETMPKNLRPQIEWMPRQAVYVLASRNGSIEKKQSIVENYQGETKAEVLTLIRQTFPLDYKDKRQQKVGKGFIQNLERLYTQIKQAPGELNASQREQVQTLLQQIQQLIG, encoded by the coding sequence ATGGCTAATGTCAACTCAATCCTCACGCAAAGGGTAAAAAATTCCCCCCATACCTCTAAGATGGCGGCCATGGCCAAGCAATCGGCTACAGGCAATCTCACCAGTTTTTCGGGTGTCTTTAGCGTTGCAGAATTGAGCGATAAGGAAAAAGGCTCCCTCGAAAATCTCTTAAAGGAATATGAGCAAGAAAGCCGAGATATTCAAGCTGACTTACAGCTGTTAATTTCTTTGACCTCAGAGGTCAAGGCCATTAACAACCAAGCAGCCATCTTGCACGGCGAACGGATCAAAAAAGCCCACCAGGTCCTGATACGTTATCGCGATGGAGCCTTCACAGCTTGGCTCATGGCTGCTTATGGTAACCGGCAGACTCCTTATAATCTCATGCAATACTATGAATTTTATGAGACGATGCCCAAAAATTTAAGGCCACAGATCGAATGGATGCCGCGCCAAGCCGTTTATGTTTTAGCCAGCCGAAATGGTAGCATTGAAAAAAAGCAAAGCATTGTCGAAAATTACCAAGGCGAGACAAAGGCTGAAGTGCTGACTTTGATCAGGCAGACTTTTCCCTTGGATTACAAAGACAAGCGTCAGCAAAAAGTTGGAAAAGGATTCATTCAGAATCTCGAGCGCCTTTACACCCAAATCAAGCAAGCTCCGGGCGAATTAAATGCTTCTCAAAGAGAGCAAGTTCAAACGCTGCTTCAGCAAATTCAACAACTCATAGGATAG